In the Helianthus annuus cultivar XRQ/B chromosome 11, HanXRQr2.0-SUNRISE, whole genome shotgun sequence genome, one interval contains:
- the LOC110887702 gene encoding 2-isopropylmalate synthase A-like — protein sequence MVTHYPSQLSCLEFGQLIADIKANAPGIENVIVSTHCQNDLGLSTVSTLEVRLHTYFFVFTFYYFRFLISFTYMVEEYSGLQVQPHKAIVGANAFAHESGIHQDGMLKKRNTYEIMSSEDIGLFRSSESGLTLGKLSGQHALKTTLFELGYDIDGRELNDFFWRFKSVAEMKKVITDDDLIALVSDEVFQPTVIWKFGDVQVTCGTLGLSTATVKLIADDGTKQIACFTGTGPVDAAYKVVDLIVKV from the exons ATGGTCACCCATTACCCGAGCCAGCTATCTTGCCTTGAATTTGGGCAGCTCATTGCTGACATAAAGGCCAATGCGCCGGGCATCGAGAATGTTATCGTTTCTACCCACTGCCAGAATGATCTAGGACTTTCTACCGTCAGTACTTTAGAGGTACGTTTACATACATATTTTTTCGtttttactttttattacttTCGTTTCCTAATTTCGTTTACATACAT GGTGGAAGAGTACAGTGGACTGCAGGTGCAGCCTCACAAGGCTATTGTCGGTGCTAATGCGTTTGCTCATGAAAGTGGAATCCATCAAGATGGAATGCTAAAGAAAAGAAATACATACGAAATCATGTCTTCTGAAGATATTGGACTTTTTAGATCTAGCGAATCTGGTCTTACACTTGGAAAACTTAG TGGACAGCATGCTTTGAAAACTACACTATTTGAG CTTGGTTATGACATTGATGGGAGGGAACTTAATGATTTCTTTTGGCGGTTTAAATCGGTTGCCGAAATGAAAAAGGTTATTACCGATGATGATTTAATAGCACTGGTATCCGATGAGGTTTTCCAGCCCACCGTTATTTGGAAGTTTGGAGATGTACAG GTGACGTGCGGGACTTTAGGTCTTTCAACCGCAACAGTTAAGTTAATAGCAGATGACGGGACAAAACAAATCGCCTGTTTTACTGGAACAGGACCTGTTGATGCAGCTTATAAGGTGGTTGATCTCATTGTTAAGGTTTGA